One segment of Nostoc flagelliforme CCNUN1 DNA contains the following:
- the sat gene encoding sulfate adenylyltransferase has product MSHNPDAIAPHGGQLVNRIATPEQRAEFLSKADFLPQVQLDDRAVSDLEMIAIGAFSPLTGFMNQEDYDRTVTEMRLANGLVWSIPITLSVSEEVASPLQEGGLIRLDNSKGEFIGVLQLTQKYHYDKTREAINVYRTDDVKHPGVQVLYNQGNVHLAGDIWLLQREPHPQFPTYQIDPAASRQLFRDKGWKTIVGFQTRNPIHRAHEYIQKCALEIVDGLFLHPLVGATKEDDIAADVRMRCYEILLEHYYPLDRVTLAINPAAMRYAGPREAIFHALVRKNYGCTHFIVGRDHAGVGDYYGTYDAQYIFDEFAPSELGIVPMKFEHAFYCTRTKQMATSKTSPSKPEERIHLSGTKVREMLRRGELPPPEFSRPEVAAELARAMRIEVSA; this is encoded by the coding sequence TTGAGTCACAATCCAGATGCCATAGCCCCGCACGGTGGACAGTTGGTTAACCGTATCGCTACACCAGAACAAAGAGCAGAGTTTCTCTCAAAAGCTGACTTTTTGCCGCAGGTCCAACTTGACGATCGCGCCGTTTCTGATCTAGAAATGATTGCGATCGGTGCTTTCAGTCCACTCACGGGTTTTATGAACCAGGAAGACTACGATCGCACTGTTACAGAAATGCGACTAGCTAATGGTCTTGTGTGGTCAATCCCGATTACACTATCGGTAAGCGAAGAAGTAGCTTCCCCGTTGCAAGAAGGCGGCTTAATCCGTCTGGATAACTCCAAAGGCGAGTTTATTGGAGTTTTGCAACTCACGCAAAAATATCACTACGACAAAACCCGCGAAGCTATTAATGTCTACCGCACAGATGATGTCAAACATCCAGGCGTGCAGGTACTCTATAACCAAGGTAATGTACATCTGGCGGGTGATATTTGGTTGTTGCAACGCGAACCTCATCCCCAGTTTCCCACTTATCAAATTGACCCGGCTGCCTCACGACAACTATTTAGAGATAAAGGTTGGAAAACCATCGTTGGCTTTCAAACTCGCAACCCCATCCACCGCGCCCATGAATATATTCAAAAGTGCGCTTTAGAAATTGTTGATGGTCTATTTTTGCACCCATTAGTCGGGGCGACGAAAGAAGATGATATTGCCGCTGATGTGCGGATGCGTTGCTATGAAATTTTGCTGGAACACTACTACCCCTTAGACCGGGTAACTTTGGCAATTAATCCAGCCGCAATGCGCTATGCTGGGCCTCGTGAGGCAATATTCCATGCTTTAGTCCGCAAAAACTACGGCTGTACTCACTTTATTGTCGGACGAGATCATGCTGGCGTTGGTGACTATTATGGCACTTACGATGCTCAATACATCTTTGATGAATTTGCCCCAAGTGAATTGGGTATTGTGCCGATGAAATTTGAACACGCTTTCTACTGCACGCGCACTAAGCAGATGGCAACATCCAAAACCAGTCCCAGCAAGCCAGAAGAACGTATTCACCTATCGGGGACAAAAGTCCGAGAAATGCTACGGCGCGGTGAGTTACCTCCACCAGAATTTTCCCGTCCAGAGGTGGCGGCAGAGTTAGCGCGGGCAATGCGGATAGAAGTATCGGCTTAG
- a CDS encoding HlyD family secretion protein: protein MLIDPQPDFLRLVQNDEYLPSVSIWTRLGGIFLIGSVGAAFSLASVFQYNVIVKADATVRPTGEIRLVQAAAEGTVTSIKVKENQVVKKGDTIALIDNSQLQTKKSQLLGTIEQNQLQRAQIDAQLKALENQMAAESNAMRQAITSAKADLSRNKRDYQDKQITSLAQVQEIEAGVELAREELKRYQQLGNTGAIAALQIKEKEQAFKAATARLDNAKAGLNPSDANVAIAQERISQELTKGESTIAQLNKEKEELIRRQVEVQNQISSAQQELKQVFKELQKSVIRTSEGGTILKLELRNAGQVVRVGDAIAQIAPNNAPFVIKARVPSSEISKVQVCKVAQVAKCSEGEVQMRLSAYPYPDYGILKGAVRGISADAITSQGNGNIPIAPYYEVTIEPEKLYLKKADKSYPIQAGMEVTAEIISKKETLLTFILRKARLLTDV from the coding sequence ATGCTCATTGACCCCCAACCAGACTTTCTCCGCCTAGTCCAAAACGACGAATATCTTCCCTCGGTCAGTATATGGACGAGGTTGGGAGGAATATTTTTAATTGGAAGTGTTGGCGCTGCCTTCAGCCTTGCCAGTGTCTTTCAATACAACGTAATAGTGAAAGCTGATGCTACCGTCCGCCCAACCGGAGAAATCCGGTTAGTGCAAGCAGCAGCTGAAGGAACGGTGACTAGCATCAAGGTCAAAGAAAACCAGGTTGTGAAAAAGGGAGATACGATCGCTCTGATCGACAACTCCCAATTGCAAACTAAAAAAAGCCAACTACTCGGAACTATCGAACAGAATCAGTTACAACGAGCGCAAATTGATGCACAACTAAAAGCGTTAGAAAATCAAATGGCTGCTGAGTCTAATGCAATGAGGCAGGCAATCACATCTGCCAAAGCAGACTTAAGTCGCAACAAAAGAGATTATCAAGATAAGCAAATCACTAGTCTGGCACAAGTACAAGAAATAGAAGCGGGTGTTGAATTAGCCAGAGAGGAACTGAAGCGATATCAGCAGTTGGGAAATACAGGCGCGATCGCTGCTCTCCAAATTAAAGAAAAAGAACAAGCTTTTAAAGCTGCTACTGCTAGACTCGACAACGCTAAAGCTGGACTAAATCCTAGTGATGCTAATGTGGCGATCGCACAAGAACGTATTTCCCAAGAGTTGACGAAGGGTGAGTCTACTATTGCTCAATTGAATAAAGAGAAAGAGGAACTCATCAGGCGTCAAGTTGAAGTCCAAAACCAAATTAGCAGCGCTCAACAAGAACTTAAACAAGTTTTTAAGGAACTGCAAAAAAGTGTAATTCGTACCTCTGAGGGCGGTACTATCCTGAAACTAGAATTAAGAAATGCTGGGCAAGTTGTTCGTGTTGGGGATGCGATCGCTCAAATTGCTCCGAACAATGCCCCTTTCGTAATCAAAGCCCGTGTTCCCTCTTCAGAGATTAGCAAAGTACAGGTGTGTAAAGTCGCACAAGTAGCCAAATGTTCAGAGGGGGAAGTACAAATGCGGCTTTCTGCTTATCCGTACCCAGATTATGGCATCCTCAAAGGTGCTGTCAGAGGCATTAGTGCCGATGCCATTACATCTCAAGGTAACGGCAACATTCCAATTGCGCCTTACTATGAGGTGACAATTGAGCCAGAGAAACTTTATTTAAAAAAGGCGGATAAATCCTATCCTATTCAAGCAGGGATGGAAGTTACAGCTGAAATCATTTCCAAAAAAGAAACCCTACTGACATTTATTCTGAGAAAAGCAAGGCTACTAACAGATGTGTAG
- a CDS encoding peptidase domain-containing ABC transporter has translation MKYQVVAQHSEEDCGAACLASVAKHYRRNFTLNRIREAVGTGQLGTTLLGLRRGAEALGFNARSVRASKEILDRMNQAPLPAIIHWKGYHWVVLYGQKGKKYVIADPAFNIRYVSRNELIEAWSDQVMLLLEPDSVRFYAQPDDKVNGLWRFARRTLPYGGIIFEAFLCAIVIGLLSLTSPFLLQILTDDVLVRGDTQLLIGVIIAVVVMNLVSSSLQLVQSNLIANFAQRLELGLVLEFARAILRLPLAYYESRRSGEIVSRLQDIQQINQLVAQAVISLPSQLFIGLISLGFMVFYSWKLTFVAVVVAIVMSLSTVVFLPTLQQKIRSMLVLDAENQGVLVESFKGALTLKSTTAAPQFWEEFQNRFGRLSNLTFRTVQIGIINSTFSGLVYAIGSVSLIGFGSVLVISKELSIGQLLAFNGMNGNFLALIGAVLGFIDEFTRAKTATERLTEVIDSTPETPSDSSKPFAKISSDADIICKNLNFHYAGRLELLEDFSLTIPGGKVVALIGTSGCGKSSLAKLIAGLYTPNSGNIRFGIYNMQDLALDCLRQQVVLVPQDAHFWSRTIIENFRLGSPHLTFDQIVKACQIAEADDFISKLPEKYQTVLGEFGSNISGGQRQRLALARAIVNDPPVLILDESTAGLDPVSEAQVLDQLLLHRKDKTTILISHRPRVINRADWIVLLNQGKLQIQGTVEDLRAQPGNHLDFLTP, from the coding sequence ATGAAATACCAAGTTGTTGCACAACATAGTGAAGAAGATTGTGGAGCTGCTTGTCTTGCTTCCGTTGCCAAACATTATCGACGTAACTTTACACTAAATCGCATCCGGGAAGCGGTAGGCACGGGGCAACTTGGAACAACATTGTTGGGATTGAGGCGAGGAGCCGAGGCACTTGGTTTTAATGCCCGTTCGGTCAGGGCATCAAAAGAAATATTAGACCGAATGAACCAAGCACCACTCCCAGCAATCATTCACTGGAAAGGTTACCACTGGGTTGTTTTGTATGGTCAGAAAGGCAAAAAATATGTAATTGCTGACCCAGCCTTTAACATCCGTTATGTCTCTAGAAATGAATTAATTGAGGCTTGGTCAGATCAAGTCATGCTTTTACTAGAGCCAGATTCGGTTCGCTTTTATGCTCAACCTGATGATAAAGTCAATGGTCTTTGGCGCTTTGCGCGGCGGACATTGCCTTATGGGGGCATAATATTCGAGGCTTTTCTTTGTGCTATAGTTATCGGTCTGCTTTCGTTAACGTCTCCTTTCTTGCTTCAAATTCTAACGGATGATGTACTAGTTCGAGGTGATACCCAGCTTCTTATTGGTGTAATTATTGCGGTTGTAGTGATGAATTTGGTGTCAAGTAGTCTGCAATTAGTTCAATCTAACCTGATTGCCAATTTTGCCCAACGGCTTGAGCTAGGGCTAGTTCTAGAATTTGCTAGGGCAATCCTGCGGCTGCCTCTGGCTTACTATGAATCACGTCGCAGTGGCGAGATTGTTAGCAGATTGCAAGATATTCAACAAATTAATCAGCTAGTTGCTCAAGCAGTTATCAGTCTGCCTAGCCAATTATTTATCGGGCTGATTTCTTTGGGTTTCATGGTGTTCTATAGCTGGAAACTCACCTTTGTTGCCGTCGTTGTTGCTATTGTTATGAGTTTATCTACGGTGGTTTTCCTGCCTACACTTCAACAAAAAATCAGAAGTATGTTGGTCTTAGACGCGGAAAACCAGGGTGTTCTCGTTGAAAGCTTTAAAGGAGCGTTGACACTCAAAAGTACTACTGCTGCTCCACAATTTTGGGAAGAATTTCAGAACAGATTTGGTCGGCTCTCAAACCTGACATTTCGCACAGTTCAGATTGGAATTATTAACAGCACCTTTTCTGGTTTAGTTTATGCTATTGGCAGCGTTAGTTTGATTGGTTTCGGCAGCGTCCTAGTTATTAGTAAAGAACTCAGCATCGGTCAACTGCTGGCATTTAACGGGATGAATGGGAATTTTTTGGCATTAATCGGTGCTGTCCTTGGATTTATAGATGAATTCACGCGTGCCAAAACTGCCACGGAACGCTTAACAGAAGTTATAGATTCCACACCTGAAACTCCAAGCGATAGTAGCAAACCCTTTGCTAAAATTTCTAGTGATGCTGATATTATTTGCAAAAACCTAAACTTTCACTACGCAGGCAGGCTAGAGCTACTGGAAGATTTTTCCCTGACAATTCCTGGTGGTAAAGTTGTTGCCCTAATTGGTACCTCCGGCTGTGGAAAAAGTTCTCTTGCTAAACTGATTGCCGGATTATATACACCTAATTCTGGCAATATTCGGTTTGGGATTTATAATATGCAAGACCTAGCTCTTGATTGTTTGCGGCAACAAGTTGTTCTCGTTCCTCAAGACGCTCATTTTTGGAGTCGCACAATTATTGAAAACTTCCGCTTAGGTTCTCCTCACCTCACCTTTGATCAAATTGTCAAGGCTTGTCAAATTGCTGAAGCAGATGATTTTATTAGTAAACTACCTGAAAAATATCAAACTGTTTTAGGTGAATTTGGGTCAAACATTTCTGGTGGACAACGGCAAAGACTGGCTTTAGCAAGAGCTATTGTTAACGATCCACCAGTCCTAATTTTAGACGAATCAACTGCTGGACTCGATCCAGTTAGTGAAGCTCAAGTTTTAGATCAGCTGTTGTTGCATCGCAAAGATAAAACCACAATCTTGATTAGCCACCGTCCTAGAGTAATTAACCGTGCTGATTGGATTGTTTTGCTTAATCAAGGCAAGTTACAAATTCAAGGGACAGTAGAAGATTTGCGTGCCCAACCAGGAAACCATTTAGACTTTTTAACCCCTTAA